One window from the genome of Lonchura striata isolate bLonStr1 chromosome 24, bLonStr1.mat, whole genome shotgun sequence encodes:
- the GNB1 gene encoding guanine nucleotide-binding protein G(I)/G(S)/G(T) subunit beta-1: MSELDQLRQEAEQLKNQIRDARKACADATLAQITANIDPVGRIQMRTRRTLRGHLAKIYAMHWGTDSRLLVSASQDGKLIIWDSYTTNKVHAIPLRSSWVMTCAYAPSGNYVACGGLDNICSIYNLKTREGNVRVSRELAGHTGYLSCCRFLDDNQIVTSSGDTTCALWDIETGQQTTTFTGHTGDVMSLSLAPDARCFVSGACDASAKLWDVREGMCRQTFTGHESDINAICFFPNGNAFATGSDDATCRLFDLRADQELMVYSHDNIICGITSVAFSKSGRLLLAGYDDFNCNVWDTLKADRAGVLAGHDNRVSCLGVTDDGMAVATGSWDSFLKIWN, translated from the exons ATGAGCGAGCTTGACCAGTTACGCCAGGAGGCCGAGCAACTGAAAAACCAAATCAGA GATGCTAGGAAAGCATGTGCAGATGCCACCCTGGCTCAG ATCACAGCCAATATCGACCCAGTGGGGAGAATCCAGATGCGCACTAGGAGAACACTCCGGGGACACCTGGCCAAAATTTATGCAATGCACTGGGGGACTGATTCCAG GCTTCTAGTTAGTGCCTCCCAGGATGGCAAACTTATAATTTGGGACAGCTATACTACAAACAAG GTGCATGCGATTCCCCTGCGCTCCTCCTGGGTCATGACTTGTGCATATGCTCCCTCTGGGAATTACGTGGCTTGTGGTGGGCTTGACAACATCTGCTCCATTTATAACTTGAAAACTCGTGAAGGGAATGTCCGTGTCAGCCGTGAGCTCGCTGGGCACACAG GCTACTTGTCCTGCTGTCGTTTCCTGGATGATAATCAGATCGTCACCAGCTCTGGCGACACCACTTG TGCTCTCTGGGACATAGAAACTGGTCAGCAGACAACCACATTTACTGGGCACACTGGAGACGTGATGAGTTTGTCCCTTGCCCCCGATGCCCGGTGTTTTGTTTCTGGTGCCTGCGATGCCTCTGCCAAACTGTGGGatgtcagagaaggaatgtGCCGGCAAACCTTCACCGGCCACGAGTCGGACATCAACGCCATCTGT TTCTTCCCCAATGGCAACGCCTTTGCCACGGGCTCGGACGATGCCACGTGCCGGCTCTTCGACCTGCGGGCTGACCAGGAGCTGATGGTTTATTCCCATGACAACATCATCTGTGGCATCACCTCTGTAGCATTTTCCAAGAGTGGCCGCCTGCTCCTAGCTGGGTATGATGACTTCAACTGCAACGTGTGGGACACGCTGAAAGCTGACAGAGCAG GTGTCCTTGCTGGTCACGATAACCGTGTCAGTTGCTTAGGTGTGACTGATGATGGCATGGCAGTGGCAACAGGGTCATGGGACAGCTTCCTCAAGATCTGGAACTGA